A DNA window from Hyphomicrobiales bacterium contains the following coding sequences:
- the pqqA gene encoding pyrroloquinoline quinone precursor peptide PqqA — MKWNAPKIIEVCCGMEISRYMPADENEPVLF; from the coding sequence ATGAAATGGAATGCACCGAAAATTATTGAAGTATGCTGTGGCATGGAAATTAGCCGCTATATGCCTGCGGATGAAAACGAGCCAGTTCTTTTTTAA
- the pqqB gene encoding pyrroloquinoline quinone biosynthesis protein PqqB, whose protein sequence is MPKSLRALVLGSAAGGGLPQWNCGCSNCVKARLGEEIVPQTQSSIAVSANNTEWAILNTSPDIRTQIQDNTQLHPTGLRDSPVKSVLLTNGDIDHIAGLLILREKQPFNVFLTVEIAKLIAENPIFNALDPQFVKFHEIVLDTPFELVSGITAELFSVPGKVPLFMEKGDVATDIEGEQTVGVKLYNDSGCLWYIPGCAKLTDDLKQRLQGEAIVFFDGTVFNNDEMKKAKVGAKTGARMGHISMAGADGSLEGFAKLNVGRKIYVHINNTNPVWDKQSVERKTIEQAGWEIGFDGMEVQL, encoded by the coding sequence ATGCCAAAAAGTTTGCGTGCTTTAGTTCTGGGTTCTGCCGCTGGTGGCGGCCTACCGCAATGGAATTGCGGCTGTTCTAACTGTGTTAAAGCGCGGTTGGGTGAGGAAATAGTACCTCAAACACAATCTTCTATCGCCGTTTCAGCAAACAACACGGAATGGGCGATTTTAAACACGTCGCCTGATATTCGCACTCAAATCCAAGACAATACGCAACTGCATCCAACCGGTCTTCGCGACAGTCCGGTTAAAAGCGTTTTGCTCACCAATGGCGATATTGATCACATTGCGGGCCTTCTTATTTTACGCGAAAAGCAGCCTTTCAACGTTTTCTTGACGGTTGAAATTGCAAAGCTGATTGCAGAAAATCCGATTTTTAACGCCCTTGATCCACAATTTGTCAAATTTCACGAAATTGTGTTGGACACCCCTTTTGAACTTGTAAGCGGTATCACTGCCGAGCTTTTTTCCGTGCCAGGCAAAGTGCCTTTGTTCATGGAAAAGGGGGACGTTGCAACGGATATTGAAGGGGAGCAAACCGTTGGCGTTAAGCTGTATAATGACAGCGGGTGTCTTTGGTATATTCCAGGATGTGCAAAGCTCACCGATGATTTAAAGCAGCGCTTGCAAGGTGAAGCCATCGTGTTTTTCGACGGCACTGTTTTCAATAATGATGAAATGAAAAAAGCGAAAGTTGGCGCCAAGACAGGCGCACGCATGGGTCATATCAGCATGGCAGGGGCGGATGGTTCGCTTGAAGGTTTTGCAAAGTTGAATGTTGGGCGAAAGATATATGTTCACATCAACAACACCAATCCAGTCTGGGACAAGCAATCTGTTGAACGCAAAACCATAGAACAAGCAGGCTGGGAAATTGGGTTTGACGGTATGGAGGTCCAACTTTGA